The following is a genomic window from Actinomadura sp. WMMB 499.
GGTGATCGTGAACGACGCGAGCACCGACCGGACCGGCGAGGTCGCGGACCGGCTCGCCGCCGCGCACCCCGGCCGGGTACGGGCCGTGCACCTGCCGGTCAACTCGGGGGGCTGCGGCCGTCCCCGTAACACCGGGATCGACCGTTCGGACGGCCGGTTCGTGATGTTCCTCGACAGCGACGACCTGCTGGACCGGCACGCGTGCCTCAATCTGGTCGCCGCCGGCGAGGACACCGGCGCCGATCTCGTGTCCGGTCTGTGCACGCGGGTCTTCCTGAACCGGCCGCGGGGCGCGAGGAACCGCACCCGTCCCTGGTACCCGTGGCTGTACGAGCGCAGCGCCGTCTACGGGTCGCTCGGCGAGAACCCCGATCTCCTCTACGACACGCTGTCCACGAACAAGGCGTACCGCAGGGAGTTCCTGGAGGAGTACGGGCTTCGGTTCGTCGAGCGCCTCCACTACGAGGACCTGCTGTTCACCGCCGAGGCCTACCTCTCGGCGCGCCGCACCGCGCTGATCCCGCACCGCGTCTACAACTGGCTGGTCAAGGACGCCGCGGCGGGCCCGTCGATCTCCGACCGGCGGGCCGAACTCGCGAACTTCGCGGACCGGCTGGAGATCCACCGCCGGATCGACATGCTGTTCGCGCTGCGCGGCGCCCACGATCTGAAGCGGGCCAAGGACGTCAAGTTCGTCAACCACGACCTCGTGCTGTACCTGCGGGAGCTGCGCGGCCGCGACCCCGGCCGGCGGGCGCGCTTCCTCGAACTGGCGGCGGGCTACCTCGGCGAGCTGGACCCGCGGGCGATCGAGGATGCCAACCCGATGGCGGCGATCGCCGCGCACCTGGTCCGCGAGGGCGACCACCAGGCGGCGCTGGCCGCCGCGGAGCACCGTTCGGGCCTGGCCGAACTGCGCGCCCCGCTGGCGGAGCGCGACGGCCGGATCTTCTGGGGCGCCCGCCCGCCGCGCGGGGGGCCCGGCCACAGGATCCTGGACGTGACCGGGTTCGGGTTCCACCTGCGGCCGCTGCGCGAGCTGAACCCGGGCAACACGGTGACCCGGCTGGAGGTCCGGGACGGCTGCGCCCGGCTGGCCGGGCACGTCCTGAACCCGCTGGGCAGGGTGCCGCCGGACGCCGACCTGTCCGCCGTGCTGGTGTTCCGGGACCGCCGCGGGCGGGCCCCGGCCGCGCGGATCGGGGCCGACGTCGAGCACCGCGGCGACCGGCTGGACTGGCGCGCCGAGTTCGATCCGCGGCGCTGCGTGCGGCCGGTCGGCTTCGTCGATCCGCTGTGGGACGTCCGCCTGCGCGTCACGGCGAACGGCGAGACGATGGTCACCCGGCCGGGGGCCGGCCCCGGCTCGCCTCCCCTGAACGGCGTCGATCTTCCGGTGCGGCCCCGGCTGTCCCGCCTCGCCGGCGACGTGCTGCGCTCGCGGGTGACCGCGACCGGGCACCTGTCGTTCGTCCTGGACGGGCGCGGCCGCGGCGCGCGGCTGACCGGGGCGCTCGTGCGCGGCGCCGCGGCGACCCGGACGGGACGGCGCTCGTGGCGGCGGGCGCGGCGGCTGCACCGGTCCGCGCGCGGCGCGCTGACCTCCCGCCGGACGAAGGTCGCGGTGTTCAACCGGGTCCTGACGCGGCTTCCGGTCCGGCCCGGGCTGGCGGTGTTCGAGAGCCACCTCGGCCGGTCCTACTCCGACAACCCGAAGTACATCTACCGGGAACTGCGCAGATCCGGTCACGAGGTGGACGCGGTGTGGTCCTACCGGTCGTCGCCGGAGGGGTTCCCGCCCGACGCCAGGCTGGTCCGGCGCGGCTCGTGGGCCTACTACCGGGCGCTCGCGCGGGCGCGGTACTGGGTCGACAACCAGGGCTTCCCGGACGGCCTGCGCAAGCGGCCCGAGACCACCTATATCCAGACCTGGCATGGTTCGGCGGTCAAGCCGATGGGCCTCGACCAGCCGCGGCTGAAGGGCGCCCCCGCGGCGGAACGGCGGCGGCTCCGCCGGATGG
Proteins encoded in this region:
- a CDS encoding CDP-glycerol glycerophosphotransferase family protein yields the protein MRVRPDVSVVVIAYNDARRLPRAVASTLGQSLRAVETVIVNDASTDRTGEVADRLAAAHPGRVRAVHLPVNSGGCGRPRNTGIDRSDGRFVMFLDSDDLLDRHACLNLVAAGEDTGADLVSGLCTRVFLNRPRGARNRTRPWYPWLYERSAVYGSLGENPDLLYDTLSTNKAYRREFLEEYGLRFVERLHYEDLLFTAEAYLSARRTALIPHRVYNWLVKDAAAGPSISDRRAELANFADRLEIHRRIDMLFALRGAHDLKRAKDVKFVNHDLVLYLRELRGRDPGRRARFLELAAGYLGELDPRAIEDANPMAAIAAHLVREGDHQAALAAAEHRSGLAELRAPLAERDGRIFWGARPPRGGPGHRILDVTGFGFHLRPLRELNPGNTVTRLEVRDGCARLAGHVLNPLGRVPPDADLSAVLVFRDRRGRAPAARIGADVEHRGDRLDWRAEFDPRRCVRPVGFVDPLWDVRLRVTANGETMVTRPGAGPGSPPLNGVDLPVRPRLSRLAGDVLRSRVTATGHLSFVLDGRGRGARLTGALVRGAAATRTGRRSWRRARRLHRSARGALTSRRTKVAVFNRVLTRLPVRPGLAVFESHLGRSYSDNPKYIYRELRRSGHEVDAVWSYRSSPEGFPPDARLVRRGSWAYYRALARARYWVDNQGFPDGLRKRPETTYIQTWHGSAVKPMGLDQPRLKGAPAAERRRLRRMVDRYDCFLVRSEHDVRTLCPALGVRAELLPSGYPRNDPLVAGVDGGPEPAAEAAELRRALGLAEDGRRLLLYAPTFATGPRGRPVRTLAPPIDPDAFARDLGEEFVLLLRPHYLCRADLPPSALAVMRDVGDVPDVTPLLLLADALITDRSSIMFDFALLDRPIVLHLPDGAAGPGAGYGAGYVDLERDAPGPITRTADELAAVLAGLDAAEAVHAPRRRAFAARFGEHDRGTAARTVVERYFAERGRAC